From one Formosa sediminum genomic stretch:
- a CDS encoding M14 family metallopeptidase, giving the protein MKLLASSFIIFLLLNTLHLQSQNKFLTHFEKSNGLETATYAEVIQFYKNLAATYPEIQIQSIGKTDSGEPLHMVTLNPDKVFNFDAIRANKRILLINNGIHPGESDGIDATMMLYRDIVQGKVTVPKHTVLVTIPVYNVGGSLNRNATTRTNQNGPEEYGFRGNARNYDLNRDFIKNDTKNAKTFAEIFHKVQPDVFIDNHVSNGADYQYTLTHLFTQHNKLGGNLGNYLHTKMMPELEQNLALKDWDITPYVNVFNQVPEVGFSQFIDHPRYSTGYTTLFNTLGMMVETHMLKPYKPRVEGTYELMKSMIALIEKDYNIIKKLRAEANQAFLEAETYDLNWTVDTTKFSTLQFKGFEGEYISSAVTGLKRLKYNRAQPFTKAVKYQNYFKPATKVSIPKAYIIPQGWYAIIELLELNQVEMTPLQADQTFTVETYHITDFDTKKEAYEGHYLHSNTMVTSTTETLQFRSGDYYIETRQPAIRYLLETLEPQAIDSFFNWNFFDTILQQKEGFSPYVWEDLALELLNTNAELKQEFEAKKQSDKVFSQNWYAQLDWIHKHSEYYEKAHLRYPIFRIN; this is encoded by the coding sequence ATGAAATTATTAGCCTCCTCTTTCATTATATTCCTATTATTAAATACGTTACACTTACAATCTCAAAATAAATTTTTAACACATTTTGAAAAAAGTAATGGTCTAGAAACCGCAACCTATGCAGAAGTCATCCAATTTTACAAAAATTTAGCTGCAACTTACCCTGAAATTCAAATACAATCTATTGGCAAAACAGATTCTGGAGAACCGTTACATATGGTTACTTTAAATCCCGATAAAGTATTTAATTTTGATGCCATTAGAGCAAACAAGCGCATTTTACTTATAAATAATGGAATTCATCCGGGAGAAAGTGACGGTATTGATGCTACAATGATGTTGTATAGAGATATTGTTCAAGGTAAAGTAACAGTACCAAAACACACCGTATTAGTTACTATTCCTGTGTACAATGTAGGAGGAAGTTTAAATAGAAACGCCACGACACGTACAAACCAAAACGGTCCAGAAGAATATGGTTTTAGAGGCAATGCCCGTAATTATGATTTAAATCGAGATTTTATAAAAAACGACACAAAAAATGCAAAAACATTTGCAGAGATTTTTCATAAAGTTCAACCTGACGTATTTATAGATAACCATGTTAGTAATGGTGCCGATTACCAATATACACTTACCCATTTATTTACACAACACAACAAACTTGGTGGAAATTTAGGCAATTATTTACACACTAAAATGATGCCTGAATTGGAACAAAACTTAGCATTAAAGGATTGGGATATTACACCTTATGTGAATGTTTTTAACCAAGTTCCAGAAGTTGGATTTAGTCAATTTATAGACCACCCTAGATACTCTACAGGATATACCACTCTGTTTAACACTTTAGGAATGATGGTAGAAACTCATATGCTTAAACCATACAAACCACGAGTTGAAGGCACTTACGAACTCATGAAAAGCATGATTGCTCTTATTGAAAAAGATTACAACATTATAAAAAAATTAAGAGCAGAAGCAAACCAAGCGTTCTTAGAAGCTGAAACTTACGATTTAAATTGGACGGTAGACACGACTAAATTCTCGACCTTACAATTTAAAGGATTCGAAGGCGAATATATAAGCAGTGCGGTTACGGGATTAAAACGTTTAAAATACAACCGTGCTCAACCTTTTACTAAAGCAGTTAAGTACCAAAACTACTTTAAACCCGCAACCAAAGTTTCTATTCCAAAAGCTTATATTATTCCACAAGGTTGGTATGCGATTATAGAATTACTAGAATTAAATCAGGTAGAGATGACGCCATTACAAGCTGACCAAACCTTTACAGTCGAAACTTACCACATTACAGATTTCGACACAAAAAAAGAGGCTTACGAAGGACATTATTTACACTCCAATACAATGGTAACTTCTACAACAGAAACATTGCAATTTAGAAGTGGTGATTATTATATTGAAACCCGTCAGCCAGCCATTCGCTATCTACTAGAAACACTAGAACCTCAAGCCATAGATTCTTTTTTTAATTGGAATTTTTTCGATACCATACTTCAACAAAAAGAAGGATTTTCGCCTTACGTTTGGGAAGATTTAGCTTTAGAACTGCTAAATACCAATGCGGAGCTTAAACAAGAATTTGAAGCTAAAAAACAATCAGACAAAGTCTTTTCCCAAAATTGGTACGCACAATTAGATTGGATACATAAACACAGTGAGTATTACGAAAAAGCACATTTGCGCTATCCTATTTTTAGAATAAATTAA